Proteins encoded within one genomic window of Scheffersomyces stipitis CBS 6054 chromosome 3, complete sequence:
- a CDS encoding predicted protein yields the protein MFSSGNSAGGGLFGASQNNPGSSSMFGSAQPASGTFGQNTATASGPLQVNTNSGGLFGGASKAPATSGGLFGSSSGVGGGGFGQTGNKPATAAGGGLFGGSTNSNTGGLFGKPAGIAAPAASTGGGLFGGNTQQNSAAGGGLFGGSTATSGGLFGNKPSGAAGNSGGLFGSGNTASVNTGSSLFGSKPAASTSGGLFGTSNTASNTGGGLFGSQQQQQQQQQQQQQQPQQSSLFGVNSTNNAQPAFGWNSSQQQKSSFGTSQPALNNTFGATNPIASAAPASNTNNKYTPAINDQLIKIKEQWDPNSPKCALKTHFYNKFSEQEINILLNQQRPNNETPEDWDNAMSKRPTASHYPIKISSFNDVAQRIETQLEHVSKSRVILNEINEKSNALSSKHDLENTTRILKAKAKHTKLSRRLLRLATVLAILKLKGYPLLPEEEEISKQFDVLSSKLNDPNSPVGKLSDVFARLAILKERAEDLNYQFEVSIGGLNGLANDDKQEQRVAEQKNSNIEETINKLSKVLLKQQMGLNYLNEVLEKDLEVVEKVASR from the exons ATGTTTTCCTCGGGAAATTCAGCGGGAGGCGGTCTTTTTGGTGCGTCTCAGAACAATCCAggctcttcttccatgTTTGGATCAGCACAACCAGCGTCTGGAACCTTTGGCCAGAATACAGCTACGGCTAGCGGCCCATTGCAAGTGAACACAAACTCTGGTGGTTTATTTGGCGGTGCTTCCAAAGCTCCCGCCACCTCTGGAGGGctttttggttcttctaGCGGAGTTGGAG GTGGCGGATTTGGCCAGACGGGTAACAAACCAGCCACAGCTGCTGGTGGTGGTCTCTTTGGAGGTTCTACCAATTCTAACACTGGAGGTTTGTTTGGGAAGCCTGCCGGAATTGCTGCCCCAGCGGCTTCCACAGGTGGAGGATTGTTTGGCGGAAATACCCAGCAAAATCTGGCTGCTGGAGGTGGACTTTTTGGAGGCTCTACAGCTACTTCTGGTGGCTTATTTGGCAATAAACCCAGTGGAGCTGCTGGAAATAGTGGAGGATTGTTTGGAAGTGGGAACACTGCTTCTG TCAATACCGGTTCTAGTTTATTTGGAAGCAAGCCGGCAGCATCTACAAGTGGAGGACTTTTTGGAACTTCTAATACAGCCTCTAATACAGGAGGGGGATTGTTTGGATctcagcagcaacagcaacagcaacaacagcagcaacaacaacaaccacaacagTCTTCTTTATTTGGAGTCAATTCAACCAACAATGCCCAGCCAGCTTTTGGCTGGAACAGTAGCCAACAACAGAAGTCTAGTTTTGGCACGTCTCAACCAGCATTAAACAACACATTTGGTGCAACTAATCCTATCGCATCGGCAGCTCCAGCTTCCAACACTAATAACAAGTATACACCAGCAATAAACGATcagttgatcaagatcaaagagCAATGGGACCCTAATTCGCCTAAATGTGCATTGAAGACTCACTTCTACAACAAATTCAGTGAGCAGGAAATCAACATTCTCTTGAACCAGCAGAGACCTAACAACGAAACCCCAGAAGACTGGGATAACGCTATGAGCAAAAGACCCACGGCTAGCCATTATCCTATCAAGATTTCGTCATTTAACGATGTAGCACAGAGAATAGAAACTCAGCTTGAACATGTGTCAAAGTCTAGGGTGATATTGAATGAAATCAACGAGAAACTGAATGCATTGTCTTCCAAGCACGATTTGGAAAATACTACTAGAATTTTAAAGGCGAAAGCCAAACATACAAAGTTGTCAAGAAGGTTGTTGAGATTGGCCACAGTGTTGgccatcttgaagttgaagggTTACCCTCTtttgccagaagaagaagagatttCCAAGCAGTTCGATGTGTTATCTTCTAAGCTTAATGATCCAAACAGTCCCGTAGGGAAGTTGAGTGACGTCTTTGCCAGATTGGCAATCTTGAAAGAGAGAGCCGAGGACTTGAACTACCAGTTCGAAGTCTCTATTGGTGGGTTGAACGGTTTGGCTAATGATGACAAACAGGAACAGAGAGTGGCTGAACAGAAAAACAGCAATATCGAAGAGACCATCAACAAGTTATCCAAGGTTCTCTTGAAGCAACAAATGGGAttgaactacttgaacGAGGTGTTGGAGAAGGATTTGGAGGTGGTGGAAAAGGTTGCTTCTCGCTAA
- a CDS encoding NADH dehydrogenase — MVLGDLFTSRHQWENVDKNGLPDSVPEVDEVGATSAPLLSASYYIGAKCKPYNDDFMLCKDEKNGGTLDCLKEGRRVTRCAISALKDINKYCFDEFKLHYECLEQENHRMGHCRASESVLNKCLFQNLQFEKKIPGVEQQIHLNQNPIYQGTSNDKKKTAEFVKAKEAAS, encoded by the coding sequence ATGGTTTTGGGCGACTTATTCACTTCCAGACACCAATGGGAGAATGTGGACAAAAATGGATTGCCGGACTCGGTTCCCGAAGTAGATGAAGTGGGAGCCACTTCGGCACCTTTATTATCGGCATCATACTATATTGGAGCCAAGTGCAAGCCATACAATGACGATTTTATGTTGTGTAAAGACGAGAAAAACGGGGGAACATTAGATTGCTtgaaagaaggaagacgaGTCACGAGATGTGCCATTTCTGCCTTGAAGGATATCAACAAGTACTGCTTTGATGAGTTTAAGCTTCACTACGAGTGTCTCGAACAAGAGAACCACAGAATGGGTCACTGTAGAGCTTCAGAATCTGTTTTAAACAAGTGTCTTTTCCAGAACTTGCagtttgagaagaagattcctGGTGTGGAACAGCAGATTCACTTGAACCAGAACCCTATTTACCAGGGCACTTCCAatgacaagaagaagacagcCGAGTTTGTTAAGGCCAAAGAAGCTGCTTCGTAG
- a CDS encoding predicted protein produces MNTDMDILNGTDDFPYPISINRTDFQKFNQSEIDQFLYSNHRFTSIDLLIKELTKLSDDLNQNLLDLVNTDYGDFIELGKSINGGLDLINLISGDLKNFRLDLINYHTKFGDSYELIDSSLAVRQELIRLKTLAKVNLLLNDQVTNFENALTVEDAEQPVSAAGYAKVIHKLKSLTGWYLSISNLYHFLVSQDTPKPSEATVKNGANSDNSSINGNNTRRASLLAISTTSTGNQFIENYLNNKISSLKFEFKSYLDDVLTTAIRNKKDREVNELILELLNVYKVIGHEEDLLTIVKRNTN; encoded by the coding sequence ATGAACACAGACATGGATATTCTCAATGGAACAGACGATTTCCCGTATCCGATTTCCATCAACAGAACAGATTTCCAAAAGTTCAACCAGAGTGAAATCGACCAGTTCCTATATTCAAATCACCGGTTCACACTGATTGATCTTTTGATCAAAGAATTGACGAAGTTATCAGACGACTTGAACCAGAACCTCTTGGATTTAGTGAATACCGACTACGGCGATTTCATCGAACTAGGCAAGTCTATCAATGGCGGGCTcgatttgatcaacttgattcTGGGAGACTTAAAGAATTTCCGTCtcgacttgatcaactatCACACAAAATTTGGCGACTCATACGAACTCATAGACTCGTCGTTGGCTGTAAGGCAGGAGCTCATACGATTGAAGACTCTAGCTAAGGTCAACTTGCTCTTGAACGATCAGGTGACCAACTTTGAAAACGCATTAACAGTAGAAGACGCAGAACAGCCGGTGCTGGCCGCAGGGTATGCCAAAGTAATTCACAAACTAAAGAGCTTGACGGGCTGGTACTTGTCTATCTCGAACTTGTACCATTTCCTCGTGAGCCAAGATACTCCCAAACCATCTGAAGcaacagtgaaaaatggagCAAATAGCGacaacagcagcatcaACGGCAATAACACTAGAAGGGCAAGTTTATTGGCTATCAGCACTACATCTACAGGTAACCAATTCATCGAGAATTatctcaacaacaagatctcgTCGTTGAAGTTTGAGTTCAAGAGCTATCTAGACGATGTTCTTACTACAGCTATACGGAACAAGAAAGATCGTGAGGTGAACGAGCTCATTCTCGAACTTTTAAATGTGTACAAGGTGATTGGTCATGAGGAAGACTTGCTTACGATTGTGAAAAGGAATACGAATTAG
- the RFG1 gene encoding slightly ste11-like protein (HMG-domain site-specific DNA binding protein and regulator of filamentious growth~go_function DNA binding~go_process regulation of transcription, DNA-dependent~go_function DNA binding~go_process regulation of transcription, DNA-dependent), with protein sequence MSTAVYYDNLQMPLEDIHSKPSNILPSLAQIIPPMSHQSQQPHSIQSSSSSSYTHDASLVAVAASPANSTPTTTTGQISPNLVGSSLPVAVNVSGMPVYTDSKTLYPSSQSDVYVGSQLSTASTTPAALAYSVNSNISPSINVNGNATYGTSQMVGPGPMNGAEEKCICKSNANRIPRPRNAFILFRQKYHQSVLDEGNVIRTNPEVSRELGRRWRSLSASEKDHWNNLAEEEKKNHAKKYPGYRYTPRRNGKNKNCPACRQKAMRQQQVQLHNQQMLQIQQEQYQQYLQLQQQQQQQQQHIMSQQQQQQHIMSQQQQQQQQHIIGQQQQQSQQQQQQQNLVAQQPQNAQQIQLQQQQQNSQLAGANLMGANQQYVISSNPYHGNVLVAPPAAANYQVSFNNDLGSVGNTSSSSNQDKLSPLSNIPNQQFALHPNTQQVPAGSGTTSHNPSHLSSASNEIIGGSGAQFAIGYDQHQQVQQVQQPVAGYYQHQQRYNSAPGGNNYGYDSFGVQHGSQQ encoded by the coding sequence ATGTCTACTGCAGTGTATTACGACAACCTCCAGATGCCACTTGAAGACATTCATTCCAAACCCAGCAACATTTTACCTTCATTAGCACAGATTATACCTCCAATGAGCCACCAATCGCAGCAGCCCCACAGTATTCAGTCTTCCTCGTCGTCGTCCTACACCCACGATGCGTCGCTTGTAGCCGTAGCTGCTTCTCCAGCCAACTCCACTCCCACGACAACCACCGGGCAGATTTCTCCCAACTTGGTAGGTTCCAGCTTGCCTGTCGCAGTCAACGTTTCCGGCATGCCTGTTTATACCGATTCCAAGACGTTGTACCCTTCTAGCCAGTCTGATGTTTACGTCGGGCTGCAACTTCTGACTGCCAGCACGACACCAGCTGCCTTAGCTTACTCTGTCAACTCCAACATTAGTCCCAGCATCAACGTTAATGGCAATGCTACCTACGGCACAAGCCAGATGGTTGGACCTGGTCCGATGAACGGTGCCGAAGAAAAATGTATTTGCAAACTGAACGCTAACCGTATTCCCAGACCGCGGAATGCTTTCATTCTCTTCAGACAGAAGTATCACCAGTCGGTACTCGACGAAGGCAACGTGATCCGGACCAATCCCGAGGTTTCCCGTGAATTGGGCCGTAGATGGCGTTCGCTTTCGGCTTCAGAAAAGGACCACTGGAACAACTTGGccgaggaagaaaagaagaatcatgCCAAAAAGTACCCTGGATACCGTTACACACCTAGAAGAAATGGtaagaacaagaattgccCTGCTTGCCGCCAAAAAGCTATGAGACAGCAACAGGTTCAATTGCACAACCAACAGATGCTCCAGATTCAGCAGGAACAGTACCAGCAGTACTTgcaacttcagcagcaacagcaacaacagcaacaacacATAATGagccaacaacagcaacagcaacacATAATGagtcaacaacagcaacaacaacaacaacacaTAATTGgacagcagcaacaacagctgcaacagcaacagcagcaacaaaATCTAGTGGCCCAGCAGCCTCAGAATGCTCAGCAAATTCAGctccagcaacaacagcaaaacTCGCAGCTTGCGGGTGCAAATCTTATGGGTGCAAACCAGCAGTATGTGATTTCGTCAAACCCTTACCATGGCAACGTTCTTGTGGCTCCTCCGGCAGCTGCAAACTACCAGGTTTCGTTCAACAACGATTTGGGCAGTGTTGGCAATAcaagcagcagcagcaaccAAGACAAGTTGTCGCCGTTATCCAATATCCCCAACCAACAATTTGCATTACATCCTAATACCCAACAAGTCCCTGCTGGATCAGGCACTACTCTGCATAACCCTTCTCATCTAAGCTCAGCTTCCAACGAAATAATTGGTGGTTCTGGCGCTCAGTTTGCTATTGGCTACGATCAGCACCAGCAGGTACAGCAGGTACAACAGCCGGTTGCGGGCTACTACCAGCATCAGCAGAGGTACAACTCTGCTCCGGGAGGAAACAACTACGGCTACGACAGTTTTGGTGTTCAGCACGGTTCGCAACAATAA